caactccagagcacctaacgacaacaacaatatctatatggtatcaaattgacaacagcaaatcAAAAGGTTCGATATGAAACTTATgggtgcagtgagtttatgttaatgggagaggaacagttcggaaaaggaggatgagaatggttttacacaacttgaataatgtaattaatgtcacagaaCTGTACCTGTATAAATTGGTGAATTAGTgcatattttgctgtgtatattttcaacaacaaaaaataaaatattttttaaaaaataagtctcCAGTGCCTCCTAGATACCCCTTGTTCTAGtggatggaagcagcagtgtGAGGATGAAGGTCATTAGAGATGATGGGGCCAAATAATTGACAGGTCAAATTGAGAGTTTATTTAAAAGTGAAATAGTAATATCAGAACTGGAAATATCAGAGCTCTTTGGCTCAAACCCTTAATACAGTAATTTCTTCCTCAACTTCCTAATTGTGTTGATCTGACCTATTTATAAACCGTAACAGGGCCTCACCATCTCAGGAGGAACCTGCTCCATGACTGGTATGGAACCAGTGTTTCCTGGTATTTCTTTGTGTAGCCACAACTAACAGTCCCTCTTCCAGGCCAGACCTTTGGGGGCTATACAGACCACACTCTCAAACTACCTTTCTTCAGCCTAATCCTTCTCAGTGCTGTCAACTATGACTCATTGGGCATAGCTTCCATAGCTATTTCCCTATTTCTTCCCAAGTGCTGTTCTGAACTCTGTGTAGTCTGTCATGATCTTGTGTAAACTATGGTATCTAGCCTAGAAAAACACTCACATAGAAACCTAACCAATTCCCTGGAGCTTGGGTGCTGCTACCTCTGGAAAAGGCTGGCAGATATCTCTTGTGCTGATGTGAATCTTTGTTTATAACTACTAGATAGATGGACAgaaagaagatggatggatggatgggtgagtagatggatggatggatggttaatggatggatggatggatgaacatgTCCAGGCAAAGTTTGGAAAACAATCTTTATTGTTTGGGTGCTAGCTAGTCCCTTCATCCTCCTTCATTCCATTGGAATTATGTCTGCTACTATCTCCATGGTCCTTTCTTCTCCCtgacaatgagaaaataaatgaggCAGAACAGGAAGAGGCTAAAAGCCATCTGAGCTCTGTTAGTCAGTGTTGCCTTTCAAGAGTTATCTTTCTCCTTTGTCTTACAGCTCAGAGCCtcacacctcatggaatttgttCCCAGATCAACTACAGTAAAATGAAGGCTCTGGAACATTTCCAAATTTGGGGGAATTTGTCTCCATATTATTCCTTCCCCACATTTCCTTTTCTTCCAGAGGGCTATATCCATAGTCTAACATGAGAGGTCAGCTCAAGCCAAAGACTCTCAGGCCCCAAACTTCTAATCCTACTAGGACTGCTGGCCTCTCTTTGGGCCAGTTCTGGCCCTTGAAGTTGTGCTGAGCTCTCTCTGCCCAGAAGGGCTGCTGGCAGTATTTCCTCTTAGATCAGTTACAGTTTAGATCAATCATGGAGACACTGAGAGAGTTCCCACTCAAAACTCCACCTTCTCATTTAAGTAAATTGAGGTAAATCCTTAGAAGCTGTGAGTATCCACAATTGGATGTAGCTGTAGAGTAACCCAGCATTCCCCTGCAGCCCCTTCCTCGAGATCATTCTAAGCTCTCTCGGGTAGGCTCAGAAGACTATGCGGGCCCCAGACCTTACCTCTCCAAGAGAAGTTCACACCATTTTGAAAGATCTTCTGGCCCATGAATCTCAGTTGCTGTGCAGAGGtcaaaacagagaaaacacttaTTAATGAGGAAGCAGCTATATCAGCCCTTGGAAATTCTTATAACTTCCAATGGGAACTGGAAAGCTCAGGACAAATTCCAACTTACAGACATGACTATTAGATTCCTGGGCAAGAAACAAGGACCCCAAGTTACACCCtctcccatacacacacacacacacaaacacatacacacaacagttGTTCCCTGAGTGGATAAAGCCCCCAACTCTCCCTTATGGAGGCATGACCCAGGGTGGGAGAACCAGTACTGGCTTGGAGAAGGCACAGCTTCCTAAGCAGACCCAGCCCCCGCTCACTTCCTGTCCTTTGGAGAATGAAACACACAGCCTGGACATTGGCTCCAGGGTCTCTTCATGCCAAGGTCTTCTCTTGTGGGCTGCTGGTTCTCATCCTCATTTTCTTCTTGCTCCtcttcctgctcctcctcctcatcctcctccttctcttcctcctcctcctcctcctcctcctcctgggtACACTCGGATTCCACATTGCCTGTCAGCTGAGCCATGGTGAGATGAAAGACGTGGCAGCTGAAGCCCTCCCTGATCCCGTACTGCACATGCTCCTGGAGGTTCTCCAAGGTGGGAAAGACCCGGCAGCAGGCCATGCACCTGAAGCCATTCTCAATGGTCACCAGCCAGTCGGGTGTCTGGGCCCTGGGTCTCTCCTCCACTGCAGGTGATCCTGGTGGGCTGTCTGACTCTGCCCTTTCCTCATGTTCTTTCTCCTCCCCGCTGGGCTCGCTGTCAGACAAGAGGTTTCTGGTGGACACATCAGAGGGGGGAGTACCTACCCGCACATCCTCAGTAAGGATCACTTCTTCCATCCTCGGCTGCTTATCTACTGACTCTGAGGTTTTCTCTGGCTCCCAGGAGACAGCCACACCTTTTTTCATTTGTACCTGCATGTAGTATATTTTCATGCCCCTTTCCTCTTTGTTTACACACAGAGAGGACACACAGGTCTTATAGGATGAAGGGGAGGACACGGAGACATGCTGTGAGGGAGGAGGAATCTCTCCTCGTTCCTGAACCTGGGCTAGGGGTGATCTAGGCCAGGGACTATCTCGATGTATTCTTTGGactcctggggaaaaaaattggaaatataaGGAAATGTGTGGAGTATGCCAAAAGCTGAGGTAACATAAGTGAATACGTGTGGGATAGGAAAAAGGGAATGTGGTGTAATGCAGTTAAATAATGAGCTTGGTATTTGTTGTTCACATTACGGGATGGTGTATCTGGTGTCACCAAAGGCTTCCATTTGTATGTAGGAATACTGGAGGTGTGTCTGTGAATAGGTATGTGGAGTATGATGGGG
Above is a window of Loxodonta africana isolate mLoxAfr1 chromosome 2, mLoxAfr1.hap2, whole genome shotgun sequence DNA encoding:
- the FAM170A gene encoding protein FAM170A, coding for MKRRQKRKHLENEESHETTEKGGGISKSQEDAPKPGSTGVAIRWSLGVGEVSSASEYFSCVSSPHKLIHGGVQRIHRDSPWPRSPLAQVQERGEIPPPSQHVSVSSPSSYKTCVSSLCVNKEERGMKIYYMQVQMKKGVAVSWEPEKTSESVDKQPRMEEVILTEDVRVGTPPSDVSTRNLLSDSEPSGEEKEHEERAESDSPPGSPAVEERPRAQTPDWLVTIENGFRCMACCRVFPTLENLQEHVQYGIREGFSCHVFHLTMAQLTGNVESECTQEEEEEEEEEEKEEDEEEEQEEEQEENEDENQQPTREDLGMKRPWSQCPGCVFHSPKDRK